A stretch of Roseibium porphyridii DNA encodes these proteins:
- the nthA gene encoding nitrile hydratase subunit alpha, with the protein MSGHDHDHDHSELSDIELRVRALETLLTEKGYVDPPALDELIETYETKIGPKNGAQVVAKVWTDPDYRNRLLEDATSAIAELGFTGRQGEHMVAVENTPGTHNMVVCTLCSCYPWTVLGLPPVWYKSAPYRSRAVRDPRGVLAEFGITLPAAKEIKVWDSTAEVRYLVVPERPEGTDGWSAEQLAELVTRDSMIGTGLAASPEQAKESA; encoded by the coding sequence ATGTCCGGTCACGACCATGATCACGACCATTCAGAATTGAGCGACATCGAACTCCGCGTTCGAGCGCTGGAAACGCTCTTGACGGAAAAAGGTTATGTCGACCCCCCTGCCCTGGATGAGCTGATCGAGACTTATGAAACCAAGATCGGCCCCAAGAACGGGGCGCAAGTGGTTGCAAAAGTCTGGACCGATCCGGACTATCGAAACCGATTGCTGGAGGATGCCACGTCAGCGATCGCAGAACTCGGCTTCACAGGCCGACAAGGTGAACACATGGTGGCGGTTGAGAACACTCCCGGCACACACAACATGGTCGTCTGCACACTTTGCTCCTGCTATCCGTGGACGGTGCTCGGCCTGCCGCCTGTCTGGTACAAATCCGCACCTTATCGCTCCCGCGCGGTGCGTGATCCGCGTGGTGTGCTGGCGGAATTCGGAATAACTTTACCGGCGGCAAAGGAAATAAAGGTGTGGGATTCAACGGCTGAAGTTCGATATCTCGTCGTCCCGGAACGCCCAGAGGGCACAGACGGCTGGAGTGCAGAACAACTGGCGGAGCTTGTCACCCGAGACAGTATGATCGGCACTGGACTTGCAGCATCTCCAGAGCAGGCGAAGGAAAGCGCATGA
- the nthB gene encoding nitrile hydratase subunit beta — protein MNGAQDLGGQMGFGPIELEENEPNFHADWEKRAFAVTLAMGATGTWTLDASRFSRESLPPDVYLSSSYYEIWARGLERLVVKYGLVTEDELKEGQPKAPAQPVKKVLKSADVATTLAKGATVDRPQSEAARFKVGDPVRTKRMHPEHHTRLPRYARDVVGKIEAIHGVHVFPDANAHGKGEQPCWLYGVVFRGPDIWGEDSDPTLTLRIDLWEPYLDPA, from the coding sequence ATGAACGGTGCACAGGACCTTGGGGGCCAGATGGGATTCGGCCCCATAGAGCTGGAAGAAAACGAACCCAACTTTCATGCCGATTGGGAAAAGCGGGCTTTTGCAGTGACACTTGCCATGGGCGCTACCGGAACATGGACACTCGACGCTTCCCGCTTTTCACGCGAGTCGCTTCCGCCAGATGTCTATCTTTCATCCAGCTACTACGAAATCTGGGCCAGGGGACTGGAGCGTCTCGTCGTCAAATACGGCCTCGTAACAGAGGACGAGTTGAAGGAAGGTCAGCCCAAGGCTCCGGCCCAACCGGTCAAAAAAGTGCTCAAGTCAGCTGACGTTGCAACCACACTGGCGAAAGGCGCAACGGTTGACCGTCCCCAATCGGAAGCCGCCCGGTTCAAGGTTGGAGACCCTGTGCGAACCAAAAGAATGCACCCTGAGCATCACACACGCCTTCCCAGATACGCGCGAGATGTTGTTGGAAAAATTGAAGCCATCCACGGCGTTCATGTCTTTCCGGATGCAAATGCACATGGGAAGGGTGAACAGCCTTGCTGGCTCTACGGCGTGGTCTTTCGCGGACCGGATATCTGGGGCGAAGACAGCGATCCAACGCTGACGCTTCGTATTGACCTTTGGGAGCCATACCTTGACCCGGCCTGA
- a CDS encoding LysR family transcriptional regulator, protein MDNWDDLKFVLAIANAGNVTKAARALGVTHSTVSRRLSALEDRLGTRLFDRLPDGFKPTVAGEEAVSAARRVETEVFALDTRITAQDTDLEGPLRVTAAQLLFQVQVAEIMQKFSERHPRIELEMIAANEKLSLHRREADVAIRVTNNPDENLFGRQATGQNRTFYMSKEFARRNREAMDVSHDNADLPCVVFKWWGRNVPKEIRARYPKAYVSLVSDDMIAMLAAIKAGMGIGRLPCFLGDPDPELVRVPGMEPSRYLDIWVLTHPDLKNVTRIRTFLRFAADSFKASSDLYLGRT, encoded by the coding sequence ATGGACAACTGGGATGATTTGAAGTTTGTGCTCGCCATTGCGAACGCTGGCAATGTGACCAAGGCGGCAAGGGCGCTCGGGGTAACTCACTCCACTGTGTCTCGCAGATTGTCGGCACTGGAAGACCGCCTCGGGACGAGACTGTTCGACCGCCTGCCGGATGGGTTCAAGCCAACCGTTGCCGGCGAAGAAGCTGTTTCGGCAGCACGGCGCGTTGAAACGGAAGTGTTTGCGCTCGACACTAGGATCACCGCACAGGACACGGATCTTGAAGGCCCCCTTCGTGTCACTGCGGCACAGTTGCTTTTTCAGGTTCAAGTCGCAGAGATCATGCAGAAGTTCTCAGAGCGGCATCCGCGCATTGAACTTGAGATGATTGCGGCCAACGAAAAGCTCAGCCTGCATCGGCGCGAAGCAGATGTCGCAATCCGCGTGACCAACAATCCTGATGAAAATCTGTTCGGCAGGCAGGCGACGGGTCAAAACCGAACGTTCTATATGTCGAAGGAATTTGCGCGCCGCAATCGTGAGGCCATGGATGTTAGTCATGACAATGCGGACTTGCCATGTGTTGTCTTCAAATGGTGGGGGCGCAACGTTCCAAAAGAGATCCGGGCGCGCTATCCCAAAGCCTATGTCAGTCTGGTGTCGGACGACATGATCGCCATGCTGGCAGCCATTAAAGCTGGAATGGGCATTGGTCGGTTGCCTTGCTTCTTGGGCGATCCCGATCCTGAGTTGGTCAGGGTGCCAGGCATGGAGCCGAGCCGGTATCTCGATATTTGGGTCCTGACTCATCCCGATCTTAAAAACGTCACCAGGATACGGACCTTTCTGCGGTTCGCAGCCGATTCATTCAAGGCGAGTAGCGATCTTTACCTCGGGCGAACCTGA
- a CDS encoding peptide-methionine (S)-S-oxide reductase: MKIGLGGGCHWCTEAVFQAIAGISKVEQGFIRSDPPEDAWSEAVIVTFDPEVLPMDVLIEIHLRTHSSTSRHKMRGKYRSAVYVYDAGTGVKVGRILRKLQREFDEPLITNVMTLAGFKASDERFLGYYEKGPERPFCKTYIDPKLAFLRREFSKVLKEDHVEAAQ; this comes from the coding sequence TTGAAAATCGGGCTGGGCGGTGGGTGCCACTGGTGCACCGAAGCCGTCTTTCAGGCAATTGCTGGCATATCGAAGGTGGAGCAGGGATTTATCCGCTCTGATCCTCCCGAAGATGCTTGGTCGGAAGCGGTTATCGTGACCTTCGATCCAGAAGTGCTGCCTATGGACGTCTTGATCGAAATCCATCTGCGCACACATTCAAGCACTTCCCGCCACAAGATGCGGGGCAAATATCGCAGCGCTGTCTACGTGTATGATGCCGGAACAGGTGTGAAGGTCGGTCGCATCCTACGTAAACTTCAACGTGAATTCGATGAACCCTTGATTACCAACGTCATGACCCTCGCCGGTTTCAAGGCGTCAGACGAACGTTTTCTGGGCTACTACGAAAAGGGTCCCGAGCGTCCTTTCTGCAAGACCTATATAGATCCGAAACTCGCGTTCCTTAGACGGGAGTTTTCGAAGGTACTGAAGGAAGATCACGTCGAAGCTGCCCAATAG
- a CDS encoding polysaccharide deacetylase family protein has translation MTTDLQRFKDELTAHLDWFAERGRKVSFWWRDDDAVEPTPALDRMLAFCNRHGVDMALAVIPKNATENLAARLQDEPHAWVLQHGWQHKNFQRKDLREKAAELGTRRDPDELIAQLTDGKLRLEKLFAAKFIKAMVPPWNRIAPEISRRLPGVGLPGLSTFTWHNFPRDHQVQSHVDIIKWKKRVRFIGWESARLRFDLQLTRRRNTGSEPVGLLTHHLAHDEECFEFLEEFLAISAHHEGAEWPRVETLFG, from the coding sequence ATGACAACGGATCTGCAACGTTTCAAAGACGAACTGACAGCACATCTCGACTGGTTTGCAGAACGCGGGCGCAAAGTGAGCTTCTGGTGGCGGGATGACGACGCGGTGGAACCAACACCAGCGCTTGACCGCATGTTGGCTTTTTGCAATCGACACGGGGTCGATATGGCACTCGCTGTTATTCCGAAGAATGCGACAGAAAACCTTGCAGCCCGACTTCAAGACGAGCCTCATGCATGGGTGCTGCAACATGGTTGGCAGCACAAGAACTTTCAACGCAAGGATCTGCGCGAAAAAGCGGCTGAGCTTGGCACCCGGCGCGACCCGGATGAACTGATAGCCCAGCTTACCGACGGTAAATTACGGCTTGAAAAGTTGTTTGCGGCCAAATTCATCAAGGCCATGGTGCCGCCTTGGAACCGGATTGCACCTGAGATTTCACGCAGATTGCCGGGCGTGGGACTTCCAGGTCTTTCCACTTTCACATGGCACAATTTCCCTCGCGACCATCAAGTCCAGTCCCATGTCGACATCATAAAGTGGAAAAAACGGGTTCGTTTCATTGGCTGGGAAAGTGCTCGGTTACGCTTTGATCTGCAGCTCACGCGCCGCCGCAACACAGGCAGCGAACCTGTCGGCCTCCTGACACATCATTTGGCGCATGATGAAGAGTGCTTTGAGTTTCTGGAAGAGTTTCTGGCTATTTCTGCCCACCATGAGGGTGCGGAATGGCCGCGCGTTGAAACCTTGTTTGGCTAA
- a CDS encoding class I SAM-dependent methyltransferase encodes MSKNATTAEGWDEEYEAGRWAFLRSLPESGRYGIIGMWLSLTGTMDEVLDIGCGEGLLYERLQPMGIKRYVGMDLSPASLEIADVDPAIASLRAGDMHTFEPKDGESFSAIVFNEVLHFADDPAALVARYVPFLKKDGVIALSMYSPKRPESGANKLINRLWEATDNEANWEVLDDYRLVSDKKGVTWRMRLVKPVS; translated from the coding sequence ATGTCGAAAAACGCCACAACTGCCGAAGGTTGGGATGAAGAATATGAAGCAGGCCGTTGGGCCTTCTTGCGTTCACTGCCGGAAAGCGGACGCTATGGCATTATCGGCATGTGGCTCAGCCTGACCGGAACCATGGACGAGGTGCTCGACATTGGTTGCGGTGAAGGCCTGCTCTACGAACGCCTGCAGCCCATGGGTATCAAGCGTTATGTGGGCATGGATCTGTCTCCAGCTTCCCTGGAAATCGCCGATGTGGATCCGGCAATCGCATCCTTGCGCGCCGGCGACATGCACACATTCGAACCGAAGGACGGAGAATCCTTTTCTGCCATCGTTTTCAATGAAGTGCTGCATTTTGCTGACGATCCCGCAGCACTTGTTGCCCGCTATGTGCCGTTCCTGAAAAAGGACGGGGTCATCGCGCTTTCCATGTATTCCCCGAAACGTCCTGAGTCGGGGGCTAACAAGCTGATCAACCGGCTCTGGGAAGCGACGGACAATGAGGCGAACTGGGAAGTTCTGGATGACTACCGCCTTGTCTCGGACAAGAAGGGCGTGACCTGGCGCATGCGTCTTGTGAAGCCGGTGAGTTGA
- a CDS encoding ABC transporter permease: MSSDANNGTPVRDVEHYVDPTPFNPAVAEEMTPEQERFYQASQWKIMWWKFKRHKVAVWSGVILILFYLTVPFAELIAPYDANTRDSLHLYAPPQPIHLFHEGSFVGPFVYGMTSEIDMETLQWVFKDDTTQVQKLRFFCSGDDYEFWGLFDASFHLVCPAEGGTMFLLGTDRLGRDQFSGLVYGARLSLTVGLIGVAISIVLGLFFGGIAGYFGGLADSVIQRAIEIIRSLPELPLWMALSAALPVTWSPVWIYFGLTIILGLLDWPGLARAVRSKLLSLREEEYAKAAVLMGAKPKRVITRHLLPGFTSHIIASASLSIPSMILGETALSFLNLGLRRPAISWGVLLNEAQNISVVTVYPWLMAPVIPIIIVVLAFNFLGDGLRDAADPYK, encoded by the coding sequence ATGAGCTCGGATGCAAACAATGGAACGCCGGTTCGGGACGTTGAACACTACGTCGATCCCACTCCTTTCAACCCCGCTGTCGCGGAGGAAATGACGCCTGAACAAGAGCGTTTCTATCAGGCTTCGCAGTGGAAGATCATGTGGTGGAAGTTCAAACGCCACAAGGTTGCGGTCTGGTCAGGTGTCATCCTGATCCTGTTCTACCTGACGGTACCTTTTGCTGAACTGATTGCACCTTATGACGCGAATACCCGCGACAGCTTGCATCTTTATGCGCCTCCCCAACCCATCCACCTCTTCCACGAAGGATCCTTTGTCGGGCCCTTTGTCTATGGGATGACGTCCGAGATCGACATGGAGACCCTGCAATGGGTGTTCAAGGACGACACGACGCAAGTGCAGAAGCTGCGGTTCTTCTGCAGTGGGGACGACTACGAATTCTGGGGCCTGTTCGACGCGTCTTTCCATCTGGTCTGTCCGGCTGAAGGCGGCACGATGTTCCTGTTGGGAACGGACCGTCTGGGCCGAGATCAATTCTCCGGTCTTGTCTATGGCGCACGTCTGTCCCTGACCGTCGGTCTTATCGGTGTTGCCATTTCAATCGTTCTCGGCCTCTTCTTCGGCGGCATCGCCGGCTATTTCGGTGGTTTGGCCGACAGCGTGATCCAACGCGCTATCGAGATCATTCGATCCTTGCCTGAGTTGCCGCTCTGGATGGCGCTTTCCGCAGCGTTGCCTGTTACCTGGAGCCCGGTCTGGATCTATTTCGGCCTCACGATCATCCTGGGGCTGCTGGATTGGCCCGGGCTTGCCAGAGCCGTCAGGTCAAAGCTTCTGTCTCTGCGTGAGGAAGAATATGCCAAGGCTGCGGTGTTGATGGGGGCAAAGCCGAAACGGGTCATCACCCGGCATCTGTTGCCCGGTTTCACCAGCCACATCATTGCGTCTGCTTCGTTGTCGATCCCATCGATGATCCTGGGGGAAACAGCGTTGTCGTTCCTCAACCTCGGCCTCAGGCGTCCGGCGATTTCCTGGGGTGTCTTGTTGAATGAGGCACAGAACATTTCGGTGGTAACGGTTTATCCCTGGCTGATGGCTCCGGTAATCCCCATCATCATTGTTGTGCTGGCGTTCAATTTCCTCGGCGATGGTTTGCGTGACGCAGCAGATCCCTATAAGTGA
- a CDS encoding O-methyltransferase, whose translation MADRLEITADLIDYVCQHGTRESASLKRLRHHTQILPDADMRVPQEQGQLLYFLIKALNAKRVMELGVFTGYSTLWMASALPDDGRVVAIDKRNNWQELAETHWQEAGVRHKIDFRIGRAQGVMQDMLNEGEGSSFDLIFVDADKKSYTAYYELALKLLRTGGIMVFDNMLRLGDVIDPEIKDPAVDDIRALNARLRDDDRVVISMLPFSDGLTLALKAA comes from the coding sequence ATGGCTGACCGGCTGGAGATTACCGCAGACCTTATCGACTATGTTTGCCAGCACGGGACCCGGGAATCCGCATCACTTAAAAGACTTCGCCACCACACTCAAATCCTGCCGGACGCCGATATGCGTGTCCCGCAGGAGCAGGGCCAGTTGCTGTATTTCCTGATCAAGGCCTTGAACGCCAAAAGGGTTATGGAGCTTGGTGTGTTCACCGGCTACTCCACACTATGGATGGCCTCTGCTCTGCCTGATGATGGCCGCGTTGTCGCCATCGACAAGCGCAACAATTGGCAGGAGCTGGCAGAAACCCATTGGCAGGAAGCTGGTGTTCGCCACAAGATCGATTTTCGGATCGGACGGGCGCAAGGGGTCATGCAGGACATGCTCAACGAAGGTGAAGGAAGTTCATTCGATCTGATTTTCGTCGACGCCGACAAGAAGAGTTATACCGCCTATTACGAGCTTGCCTTGAAACTGCTCAGAACCGGCGGGATTATGGTGTTCGACAACATGCTTCGTCTCGGTGACGTCATCGATCCGGAAATCAAGGATCCTGCTGTCGATGACATTCGCGCCTTGAATGCGCGATTGCGGGATGACGACCGGGTGGTGATTTCAATGTTGCCGTTTTCAGACGGCCTGACGCTTGCGCTGAAGGCGGCCTGA
- a CDS encoding glycosyltransferase family protein, which translates to MTRKAFIHVQHLLGTGHVVRAAAIGKALASSGVEVTLASGNKIPPTLDTGPLRIVELPACKSPDAAFKRLVTLDDEDIDNEWKTARVKASIQAFKEEEFDLLLTETYPFGRRQLDFELSPLLNAAKARPNPPIVATSIRDILVRKKELWKEEWMADQALNHYHRVLVHSDPDFIQLSDSFPFADRIEHLIRYTGYVEGHAGRAADGSDGNDEVIVSCGGGAVAASLLTAALDARPLSRRAGDTRWRVLVGHDVPEDSFHAYQKRASTGVSVERARRDFPDLLKRARLSISQAGYNTVLDVLTAGVAAVFAPFAQKNETEQTQRAEALARHGRAIVTPEMGLTPERLAAAADDALALPRSHHAVLLGGAAKSAEILLNDLKECAA; encoded by the coding sequence ATGACCCGCAAGGCCTTCATTCACGTGCAGCACCTGCTGGGTACCGGCCATGTGGTCAGGGCAGCCGCAATTGGCAAAGCATTGGCCTCTTCAGGCGTTGAGGTGACATTAGCCAGCGGCAACAAAATTCCCCCAACCCTGGACACCGGGCCGCTTCGTATTGTCGAACTCCCCGCCTGCAAAAGCCCTGACGCTGCGTTCAAGCGACTTGTTACTTTAGACGATGAAGATATTGACAATGAATGGAAAACAGCACGCGTTAAAGCATCGATTCAAGCGTTTAAGGAAGAAGAATTCGACCTGCTCTTGACGGAGACCTATCCCTTTGGGCGGCGCCAGCTGGACTTTGAACTAAGTCCTCTCCTCAACGCGGCAAAGGCACGGCCCAATCCGCCAATTGTTGCGACATCCATTCGAGATATTCTGGTGCGCAAGAAGGAACTCTGGAAAGAAGAATGGATGGCTGATCAGGCACTGAACCATTATCATCGAGTGCTTGTCCATTCCGACCCGGATTTCATCCAACTTTCCGACAGCTTCCCATTTGCAGACCGGATCGAACATCTGATCCGCTATACCGGTTATGTCGAAGGACATGCCGGCCGAGCTGCCGACGGGTCTGATGGCAATGACGAAGTGATCGTTTCGTGCGGTGGCGGCGCAGTCGCAGCAAGTCTCCTGACGGCAGCCCTGGATGCCCGCCCCTTGTCGCGACGTGCGGGAGACACTCGCTGGCGGGTCCTTGTTGGACACGACGTGCCGGAAGACAGCTTTCACGCCTATCAGAAACGCGCATCAACCGGTGTTAGCGTCGAACGCGCTCGCAGGGATTTTCCTGACCTATTGAAACGTGCTCGGCTCTCCATCAGCCAGGCTGGTTACAACACAGTACTCGACGTGCTGACTGCCGGTGTCGCTGCTGTCTTTGCTCCGTTTGCACAGAAAAACGAAACGGAGCAAACGCAACGTGCGGAAGCATTGGCACGCCATGGCAGGGCAATTGTTACGCCCGAAATGGGTTTGACACCCGAACGGCTTGCTGCAGCTGCAGACGACGCTCTGGCCCTTCCCCGCAGTCATCATGCTGTTTTGCTTGGCGGCGCAGCAAAGAGCGCTGAAATTCTCCTCAACGACCTTAAAGAGTGCGCCGCATGA
- a CDS encoding nitrile hydratase accessory protein — translation MTRPDQKSSAPHLPLDEDGGPVFSAPWEARVFAMTLQAHEAGVFSWSEWADTLGAELAGDGDGSGDTKGYYDHWLNAFEKLLAQKGVAAADQLSQLREAWNQAARATPHGQPIELDR, via the coding sequence TTGACCCGGCCTGATCAGAAGAGCTCAGCACCGCACCTTCCTCTTGACGAAGATGGGGGGCCGGTCTTTTCAGCTCCCTGGGAAGCGCGTGTCTTTGCCATGACGCTCCAGGCCCACGAAGCAGGCGTCTTTTCGTGGAGCGAATGGGCAGACACACTTGGCGCTGAACTTGCTGGTGATGGTGACGGCTCAGGCGATACAAAGGGGTACTACGATCATTGGCTGAATGCATTTGAAAAACTGTTGGCCCAAAAAGGCGTCGCGGCAGCGGACCAGCTTTCCCAACTAAGGGAAGCCTGGAACCAAGCGGCACGGGCGACGCCTCATGGCCAACCGATCGAACTTGATCGCTGA
- a CDS encoding methyltransferase family protein, which yields MANRSNLIADGIMHLKVPPPVVVLIGLGLLYLGDRQLPSFSLSFPGQISLAIVLLASGLAIGCHALFRFIMAKTTFNPTTPDKVNVLVTNGLYRFSRNPMYVADVLLLLSLAAYYGTLTVAAVVPLFIWYLTEFQIKPEEDHLKSKFGKDYLSYKARVPRWI from the coding sequence ATGGCCAACCGATCGAACTTGATCGCTGACGGCATCATGCATCTGAAGGTGCCACCACCCGTCGTCGTGTTGATTGGCCTCGGCCTGCTTTATTTGGGCGATCGTCAGCTACCGAGCTTTAGCCTGTCGTTTCCTGGTCAGATATCGCTCGCGATCGTGCTGCTGGCATCCGGTCTTGCAATCGGATGTCACGCGCTTTTTCGATTCATAATGGCAAAGACAACCTTCAATCCAACAACACCGGACAAAGTCAATGTCCTTGTGACGAACGGGCTCTATCGGTTCAGCCGAAACCCGATGTATGTTGCTGATGTTCTGCTTCTTTTGTCGCTGGCGGCCTACTACGGAACGTTGACCGTTGCTGCTGTCGTCCCTCTCTTCATTTGGTATCTGACGGAGTTTCAAATCAAGCCGGAGGAAGATCACCTCAAGAGCAAGTTCGGAAAGGACTACCTTTCCTACAAAGCTCGGGTTCCGCGCTGGATCTGA
- a CDS encoding ABC transporter permease encodes MLYYIIRRILMMIPTLLVISFLTFFIIELPTGDYISNQIAALKASGESSSVAKLEFLRKEFSLDRPFFERYLIWVGLWPGPHGLDGLIQGNWGWSFEFDKPVDQVIGPTLPLTVVLNFATILFVYVVAFPIGIYSATRQYSWGDYGITFVGYIGLATPNFLLALILLYFFNRWFGLSVGGLMAPEYIDQPWSFDKAMSVLAHLIVPTIVIGTSGTAAMIRRLRANLLDELHKQYVTTGRAKGLKENQLLVKYPLRMAINPFIADIGNLIPSMVSGSVIVSVVMSLPTVGPVLVSALQSQDQFLSGFILLFVAVLTLIGMLISDLLLAVLDPRIRLGGRASS; translated from the coding sequence GTGCTCTACTATATAATACGTCGGATATTGATGATGATCCCGACTTTGCTGGTGATCAGCTTTCTGACGTTTTTCATCATCGAGCTTCCGACCGGAGACTATATTTCCAACCAGATTGCAGCTCTGAAGGCTTCAGGGGAGAGTTCGTCTGTTGCGAAGCTGGAGTTCCTGCGCAAGGAATTTTCGCTTGATCGGCCATTTTTCGAAAGATACCTGATCTGGGTCGGTCTGTGGCCCGGACCTCATGGGCTTGATGGGCTCATTCAAGGCAATTGGGGCTGGTCTTTCGAGTTCGACAAGCCGGTTGACCAGGTAATCGGGCCGACATTGCCGCTCACGGTGGTTCTGAATTTTGCAACGATCCTATTTGTCTATGTGGTTGCCTTTCCGATCGGCATCTATTCCGCTACACGGCAGTATTCCTGGGGTGACTATGGCATCACCTTTGTCGGCTATATCGGATTGGCCACGCCGAATTTCCTGCTTGCCTTGATCCTTCTTTATTTCTTCAATCGCTGGTTCGGCCTCTCGGTGGGCGGACTTATGGCGCCGGAGTATATCGATCAGCCGTGGAGTTTTGATAAGGCGATGTCGGTGTTGGCCCATTTGATTGTGCCGACGATTGTGATCGGAACCTCCGGAACGGCGGCCATGATCCGTCGTCTTCGAGCCAACCTGCTGGATGAACTTCACAAACAATATGTCACCACCGGCAGGGCAAAGGGGCTGAAGGAGAATCAGCTTCTGGTGAAATATCCGCTTCGAATGGCGATCAATCCGTTCATTGCCGATATTGGCAACCTGATCCCGTCGATGGTGTCAGGCTCGGTGATTGTGTCCGTGGTGATGAGCCTTCCTACGGTCGGACCCGTTCTGGTTTCGGCACTTCAGTCGCAGGATCAGTTCCTTTCAGGGTTCATATTGCTTTTCGTAGCTGTTCTGACCCTGATTGGCATGTTGATTTCAGACCTGCTGCTTGCGGTTCTCGATCCGCGCATCCGTCTTGGCGGGAGGGCATCGTCATGA
- a CDS encoding DUF1330 domain-containing protein — MTIQALAMITVTDKETLSAYREKAADALAKHGGSVVAADPEPLVLEAAIDAPNITALLSFPDTKAAQAWHADPELAEVHALRNKGGKSTIIMLPD; from the coding sequence ATGACCATACAGGCACTTGCCATGATTACCGTCACAGACAAGGAAACTCTCAGCGCCTACCGCGAAAAAGCCGCCGATGCGCTTGCCAAACATGGGGGAAGCGTGGTTGCTGCTGATCCAGAGCCGTTGGTGCTGGAAGCTGCCATAGACGCTCCGAATATCACTGCACTGCTCTCGTTTCCGGATACGAAGGCAGCTCAAGCATGGCACGCGGATCCGGAGCTCGCCGAGGTCCATGCACTGCGCAACAAGGGTGGTAAATCGACCATCATCATGCTGCCGGATTGA